CCGCGTTAAGGGGCGCCAGGGCTTCCCTGAGGCGGTGGAAATGGTTCAGAATGGTCTGCTTGCTGTAGACGTACAGGGGGGTGCCTTCCTTGTCCGCCAGTTCCTGGAGGTTGACGTTTTCACAGTAGAGCGTGCCGTTTTTATATGCGAATGAATGCATGGATTATTCCTTGGTTGTGCTTTCGTTGGTTTTCCCGGAATGGAGAGGAGGGAGCGGGAATCTGGGCGTAGGGGGGTTGTCGATGAGCTGGGCGATCCAGGCGAGATCCTTGGAGCTTTCCAGCCCGAGCTTGATCAGCATGGTGATGGGGACGGCCAGCAGCATGCCGATGGGGCCCCATACCCAGCCCCAGAAGATGACGGAAAGCAGGACCATGCTTGTCACGATGCCGAATTGGCGGCCCAGCAGCATGGGTTCCAGGCAACTCCCCAGGACCGTGTTGATCACCAGGTAGCCGCCGGCTACGATGATGCCCGCGGTGGGGCTGATCAGGAGCATGGCGAGCAAGGTGGGGGGAATGGCCGCGATGATGGAGCCGAAGGTGGGGATGAAGTTGAGCGCGAAGGCCACGATGCCCCACAGCAGCGGGAAGTCCACCTTCATGTAGTAGCAAAGCAGGAAGGCCAGCAGTCCGGTGGCTGCGCTAATGAAGGTCTTGATAATCAGGTATTTCTGTACTCCGGCCAGAGCTTTGGAAAATTTGCGGATTCCCGTGTCGCTGTTGTTGCCCAGTTTGTTGATGTTCATCCGGAAGCGGGGGGCTTCCCCCAGGAAGAAGGTCATCAGGATCAGAATCAGGGTGGTGAAGGTCAGCATGGAGGCGAGCTGCCCCATCACCCCCGTGGAGAACGCCACGATGCGCTGCCCGTTGAGCAGGTCCGGGAGTTCCTGAAGCATCTGGTCCGCCAGATTGTTCCAGTCACGTTCAATGAGGAAGGCGCGGAGTTCGTGGATTTTCTCCATCATCAGGGGCTGGTATTTGACCGTGACCGTCCGGGCCAGGTCCTGCCCCAGGTACTGGGCCAGATAGGCCAGGCCCACAAGAATGCCGAAGTCCATGATCACCGTGAAGGTTACCGCCAGCCAGTGCGGAAAACGAAGACGGCCCTTGAAAAAAGTGGTCAGCGGGTAACTGACGATCGCCAGAAAGCCGGACAGGACGATGGGGAGCAGCACCGGCTTCCCCGCCTGCAGCCCGGCCGTGATGACGATGACGCTGGCGAGCATGAGCAGGATTTTCAGGCCCTCTTTTCCGGATTCTTTCTGGGGAGTCATGGAAGGATTGGTGTTAACGGGGTGAGTAATGGTGTCCGATTTCCTGCGGGATTGCAATATTAAAGGCCCTCATTCCCATCATGTTCCCGGAAAAAGCGGTCCAGGTCTTCAAAGCGGGTCAGGAGGTAGTCAGGCTTCCGTTCTTCGAGCCCCTTTACATCCGCCTCCGCGGCCCATCCTGCGGCAAGAATGCGGATGGGAACGGCGCGGCATGCGTCCACGTCCGTGGGGGAATCCCCGATGTAGATGGCTTCCCCGGCGGAAGAGTCCAGGCGGTCCAGCGCCCGCCTGATGCGGTCCGGCTTCACGCCGCCCTCAGGGGAGCCTGTTTCCAGAATGGGGAAGAACTCGGCCAGATGGAAAAATTGAAGGGAAATCTCCGCGCTTTCCAGGCGTTTGCCGGTGACCATGGCCAGACGGATGCCGCGGCTGCGCAGGGCGTGCAGCAGTCCGGCCGCCCCGGGGAAGGGAGTGGGCGCCAGTTCCGGATGCAGCTCATGGTAATAGCGGAGGAACAGTTCCCTGCCTTTTTCGTGCAGTTCCGGCTTTCCGGGAAGCAGTCTTTGGATGACGCCCAGGTCGTCCGGCCCGAACTGGCGTTCGATTTCCTCATCCGTCAACGTTCTGCCGTCCAGTTCCCGGACGGCGCGGCGGAAGGCTTCCCGGCACAGGGGTATGGTATCCGCAAGCGTTCCGTCAAAATCAAAAATGGCGGTTTTGATCATCAGCCGTACCCTACATGCCGCCTGCGGACGGTTCAAGGGGAAAGCCGTGCCTGAATAGTCATGATGACGCTGCGGGGCGTTCCGGACCGGCAGGACGTGTCATCTCGTATGGAAAGGTCAACGTTCCGTCCCTGTAAGCTCTCTAATTCCCTTATGCACGGGAAGGCTCCAAAAGAATATTTATCCCTGTGGAGCGTGATTGCATTGGGAATAGGTTCCATGGTAGGAGCGGGAATTTTCGCCCTCATGGGTCAGGCGACCCTGATGGCGGGCAAAAACGTGTACTGGTCCTTCCTGCTGGGAGGCGTCGCGGCCCTGCTTTCCGGTTATACCTACGCCAAGCTGGGTTCCCGTTATCCCGGTTCCGGAGGAATCATGGATTATTTCAACGAGGCTTTTTCCCATAAGACCCTCTCCGGCGCGCTGACGCTGATTTACCTGGGAACGCTGGTCATTACCGTGGCCCTGGTCGCCAAGTCCTTCGGGGCCTATGCGTCCCGCCTGTTTTTGCCGGACGAATTAACCAACATCTATTCCACCGCCCTTTTCGCCAGCGTGGCCATTCTGCTGCTGGGAGCATTGAACATGGGAGGAGCCAAGGCCGTAGGGAAGTCGGAGGTGGTGATGGTGGCGTTCAAGCTGCTTATTCTGACGGTTCTGATGCTTGCCAGCTTCGGTTCTTCCGTGCCAGTGGGCGCGGACCCCATTCCGGTGAAAGGACTGGACGGGCTGCTGGGGAGCGTGGGACTGACGTTTTTCGCGTTTGCCG
This portion of the Akkermansia massiliensis genome encodes:
- a CDS encoding AI-2E family transporter — translated: MTPQKESGKEGLKILLMLASVIVITAGLQAGKPVLLPIVLSGFLAIVSYPLTTFFKGRLRFPHWLAVTFTVIMDFGILVGLAYLAQYLGQDLARTVTVKYQPLMMEKIHELRAFLIERDWNNLADQMLQELPDLLNGQRIVAFSTGVMGQLASMLTFTTLILILMTFFLGEAPRFRMNINKLGNNSDTGIRKFSKALAGVQKYLIIKTFISAATGLLAFLLCYYMKVDFPLLWGIVAFALNFIPTFGSIIAAIPPTLLAMLLISPTAGIIVAGGYLVINTVLGSCLEPMLLGRQFGIVTSMVLLSVIFWGWVWGPIGMLLAVPITMLIKLGLESSKDLAWIAQLIDNPPTPRFPLPPLHSGKTNESTTKE
- a CDS encoding HAD family hydrolase, translating into MIKTAIFDFDGTLADTIPLCREAFRRAVRELDGRTLTDEEIERQFGPDDLGVIQRLLPGKPELHEKGRELFLRYYHELHPELAPTPFPGAAGLLHALRSRGIRLAMVTGKRLESAEISLQFFHLAEFFPILETGSPEGGVKPDRIRRALDRLDSSAGEAIYIGDSPTDVDACRAVPIRILAAGWAAEADVKGLEERKPDYLLTRFEDLDRFFREHDGNEGL